From the genome of Megachile rotundata isolate GNS110a chromosome 3, iyMegRotu1, whole genome shotgun sequence:
AGCAAACTTATATACAATGCCCCTTTCATATTATTTCAATGGCAGTATGCATATGGTCAAAATACAATGTGGaagaatttgaatttaaattgaTAATTGTACCATTAGATATCTTATAATAGCATTCAGATATTCTATTCATATATCCACTTTTCTGCCCAAGATGCCCAATCAACAACTTCCTTCGGTTGTCCAAACCACAGATCGATCTCCTTCTTCGCAGATTCAACAGAATCTGATCCATGAATAATGTTACGACCAACTTGGATGCAATAATCACCTCGGATTGTTCCAGGTGCAGAATCTTTTGGATTTGTTTCTCCTAACATTACTCTACCAGTTTTCACTGAATTTAAACCTTCCCATACCTATgacatatttatgaaattttattagtaaataaatatattttgatattacgTACAAAATAATTACCATAGGTACAACTGGTCCTGAACTCATATATTTGATTAAACCAGGGAAGAATGGTCTAGCTGACAGGTCTGAATAATGCTTCTTCAACAGATCTTCTGTTGgctaaaataaacaaatgaaatgTCATCAATACATTATTTAACTAAGTTAAACCTATTATTATGCTATAGGATAAAGCACTCGATACATATTAGATAATGGTTTTGCTTTTAGGACTTGTGCCAATATTAAATTGGAAAGCATTAATTAAATCAACATCTTAACAATAACTTGTAAAAATAACTTCTTCGATAACTTAATGCTATCAGAATTTGCATAGGGATTGTTATAGCATTGATAAAATGTGCAAATGCACaaattataattcaatattttacagGTTTTACCTTAATAACGGAAGTTCTCAAGGTCATAAAAACTAGTAACAAAAGTTACGATAATTAATTCCTCGATCGATGAAGCCTGACAGATGTCTTTAAAATGAAAACAAATGTAACTTATCTTTTCATAAAAAACCTGCTAAAGATAATATGCCAATATGGAACTATACACGTGGTACAGGAAATCAGAGTGAgcaaattttttttaagatAAATGTGCACAGCATAAGGCGGCTTACCCACACCATCTTCATCGCTACGAGTTTAAAACCTTTTTCCTCGAAACGTTGGATTATTTTCCCAACGAGTCCACGTTGGACACCGTCGGGTTTAATCATAATGAAAGTACGTTCCTTATTTTCTGCCATAACtgatttgcaaattaaataaaataaaactaagaCAGAGCACAAAAATACCATGCACTGCCGGCAACGACACTGAAGAAGTAAGACCGAAGAAACGAATCGGCTCTTTACTTATTCAAACTCTTTCCAGCTGGTGGGGAATTCGCTCACGAATTCTCGCCGTTCTGGCGCTCGTGTAGGATTTTCAGGAGTGGCCATATTTCTGTTCGAAAACTCATTTTTTCTTGACATTTTAATACAAAGCACAACTTCCATagattcttttataaaaatatttgacacataACAATAGATATATTTATCTAAATTACTTATACtttatccaaattttcatgAACTGGGGCGCCCCCAACTAAcaatacttcaaatttaaaatgctTCAAATTCGAAccatttaaaacttaaaatatttcaaactcaaAAAGCTTATAAATTCTGTAAGtgtacatatcatatgtcactACGTAGGGTTTAAAAAATATGGTACCAATTTTTCATGAACCACAAAACTTTGAAAAGCGTATACCACATCCCAGAGACGTTCTGAACCCGGGTTTATTCCGTCCCTGAATACATGGATTATAAGCGGAAAAGATTTAGAAAAAGATATCAAATAtcgtttctaatatttttatcaatttaattatttatagcttgaatttatattacaaatattttatataagtacCAAATTATTTTTTGCTGTTGTGATTTCGAAACGTGTCGCAGTTGCTCGTTATcaattaatactataatttttatgaatatccGTGATAAAAATACAGGGTTCACGAAATACAATAGCCGAGAATGGTAGAATTCGATTATCGGCTGTATACAGTATGACGTATTTCCCGCGCAAGGAACGGTCCAAGTTTGTAGCCAGGAATACATTCATCGATTGGTTTTTCGCGTCGGCCCGTGTTACGTATACGTGGTCCATGTTACGCTAAAGTTTTCACATCGTCAAGGAGCTACCACTTGAACACTGTCAGATATTCGGCCACTGTGTCCGAACCTTCCGTCGCGATTTCTCAAGATAGCATACATTATAATCGTATAATTTCGCGTTAGTGTaatttacatattataataCTAATTCTCGGTTAGGCAAAGTGCTCGAAAATCCATGATGGCGCGCGCTGAAAGATTGCGCTAGTGCATACCGATATAAGTGCCGCGCATACCCGTTTTTGTTTCTGCACTGCGGAAAACGTAGAATCACGCTCGAATTCTGTTCATCGTGATTCTCAACTCCGATATTGATATTTGGAAGCATATTTCATACGCGATTATTATAACTGTCGCGTAGTTCTTGTTCAATCGTTTTTGATGGTGACCGTCATGCAAGCTCAGCAGCAGccacagcagcaacagcagcagaaTCATCAACAAATCGCAGGCACCAGTGTCATTTTGAAGATGAACGAAATACAACAGCTTTCTACAGTTGGTACGTAGTAAAATGATTTTACCTACGTACCAGTTTCATTTCATAATTTGTCGTTAATGAAGTTCGATCATAGGAATGATAGAATTATAGATATCCTCTTTTAAATGTTCTAATTCGTGCCGCTAAAAATATACATCTTGCATAAGTTTTAATGGAAGACTGAGATAAATAAATGACAATCATCCATAAATGCCtgtttaattacatttatgATTTGTTTAAGTTTTTTGCCAAATTTGACATTTTATGTAAGATATTGTCATAactagaaaatattatttttttgtatgtaATTTGAGTTACTGTAATGCAGTATCGCAGTTGAATAACGTAGAactgaataaatataaatagcaTTCACGTGCATAAAAAAAACAGAATTTACATgacaaatttgtaataaatattcaaaatttattgcgttagattgattttcagagatattaaatttttacatatgtgtgtataagACACACAGATGCTTACTGACGTCTTTAAGATATTTCGACGGACAGAATATACTTTATTTCGTAGGAATAGGAGCGTTACAATGTATTATACCGTTGTTTACCTATAGTTTTCTCCCCTTTTCAAGCCTATTCTCCCCTAAAGCTACCTACTCTTTCCCCTCTCTCCCTTCAGTCACCATTTCATGAAAGTGACGATGGAATATTCCACTTGGTACCTATTCCATCTGTTCTCT
Proteins encoded in this window:
- the awd gene encoding nucleoside diphosphate kinase; the protein is MVFLCSVLVLFYLICKSVMAENKERTFIMIKPDGVQRGLVGKIIQRFEEKGFKLVAMKMVWPTEDLLKKHYSDLSARPFFPGLIKYMSSGPVVPMVWEGLNSVKTGRVMLGETNPKDSAPGTIRGDYCIQVGRNIIHGSDSVESAKKEIDLWFGQPKEVVDWASWAEKWIYE